Proteins from one Antennarius striatus isolate MH-2024 chromosome 12, ASM4005453v1, whole genome shotgun sequence genomic window:
- the crygs2 gene encoding crystallin, gamma S2, with protein MGRIVFFEDKNFQGRRYECDSDCSDFHTYLSHCNSIRVESGAWVVYERPNYSGYQYVLTRGEYPEHQRWMALNDRLSSCKMIHFTSGTPYKMQLYEKAEFSGLVFEATEDCPSLLEKLRWKEVHSCKVVDGWWVFYDNPNYRGRQYFLEKGEYHKPGDWGAISPSVQSFRRFSE; from the exons ATGGGCAGG ATCGTCTTCTTCGAGGACAAGAACTTCCAGGGCCGTCGCTATGAGTGTGACAGCGACTGTTCGGATTTCCACACTTATTTGAGTCACTGCAACTCCATCCGGGTGGAGAGTGGTGCCTGGGTGGTGTACGAGAGACCCAACTACAGCGGGTACCAGTACGTCCTGACCAGGGGGGAGTACCCAGAACACCAGCGCTGGATGGCTCTGAATGACCGCCTCAGCTCCTGCAAGATGATCCACTTT ACGAGTGGAACTCCATACAAGATGCAGCTTTATGAGAAGGCTGAATTCAGCGGTCTGGTCTTTGAGGCTACAGAAGACTGTCCCTCACTTCTGGAGAAGCTGCGCTGGAAAGAGGTCCACTCCTGTAAGGTGGTGGATGGTTGGTGGGTTTTCTATGACAACCCAAACTACCGTGGACGCCAGTACTTCCTGGAGAAGGGGGAGTACCACAAGCCTGGTGACTGGGGGGCCATCAGTCCTTCAGTCCAGTCCTTCAGACGCTTCTCTGAATAA
- the tbccd1 gene encoding TBCC domain-containing protein 1 isoform X3: protein MKICCCVLLSVDTLQFLLFLFIQQLNRVSLRTSLIGEEWPSHRTRSPSPSDREAKTSAQNKNWDDQVHLSFVQTHLAEILELLVEPDQLSQSGHALRDCQVSLEAVQSLSLLLEGSAGLNRAVQPVHRLLSKDPLQTRAGYSALGQAFPLHQLLSCLLQSLTLNPFGITACLRSGKKLAWAQQVEGAMKRAKIARNTHTAPPGSKIVLMSQVFRQTLAKTSDKLTGANIKIHRCSDAFIYLLSPLRSVCVDKCRNTTVVLGPVETSVHIHSCQNVRVACVAGRISIGASSRCTIHALTPTNPLLLPGNADITLGPFHTFYPSMEDHMASVGLAVVPNVWDQPLLLGTEGLVNSTPGTASSTDPACYRLLPPTEFNTLVVPFEMEGDTCEVPGGLPPQYQAELDAKKKRIQNWQKTVVDAKLSNEQKRQFKNLVEVKFHEWLVETGRRQELDSLVPSMTAPTTDTAQVHEAKQMTAGQTHPSSTAS, encoded by the exons ATGAAGATATGCTGCTGTGTTCTG CTCTCTGTGGACACGCTGcagttcctcctgttcctcttcATCCAGCAGCTGAACCGTGTGTCTCTGCGCACCTCTCTGATTGGTGAAGAGTGGCCCAGTCATCGAACTCGCTCGCCCTCTCCTTCTGACCGCGAGGCCAAGACCAGCGCTCAGAACAAG AACTGGGACGACCAGGTCCACCTGTCGTTTGTACAAACCCATCTAGCTGAGATTCTAGAGCTGCTGGTAGAACCCGACCAGCTCTCCCAGTCTGGACATGCTCTTCGAGATTGCCAG GTTTCCCTGGAGGCTGTGCAGAGCTTAAGTCTGCTGCTGGAAGGCTCAGCGGGTCTGAACCGAGCGGTCCAGCCGGTCCACCGACTGCTGTCCAAAGACCCGCTGCAGACACGGGCCGGCTACTCCGCCCTCGGGCAGGCCTTCCCACTGCACCAGCTGCTGTCCTGCCTCCTGCAGAGCCTCACACTCAACCCGTTTGGAATAACCGCCTGTCTGCGCTCAGGCAAGAAGCTGGCCTGGGCCCAGCAAG TGGAGGGGGCAATGAAGAGAGCCAAGATAGCCCGTAACACCCACACCGCTCCACCGGGCAGTAAAATAGTGCTGATGTCACAAGTGTTTCGGCAGACCCTGGCTAAAACCTCCGACAAGCTAACTGGTGCCAACATCAAAATCCATCGCTGCTCGGACGCCTTCATCtacctcctgtctcctctcag gTCCGTCTGTGTGGACAAGTGCCGCAATACCACGGTGGTTCTGGGCCCAGTGGAGACCAGTGTCCACATTCACAGCTGCCAGAACGTGAGAGTGGCGTGTGTCGCTGGCAGGATCTCAATCGGGGCTTCTTCACGCTGCACCATCCACGCCTTGACGCCCACCAACCCGCTGCTCCTGCCTGGGAATGCAGACATCACGCTGGGGCCTTTCCACACGTTCTACCCCTCCATGGAGGATCACATGGCCAGTGTGGGTCTGGCTGTGGTCCCCAATGTCTGGGACCAGCCCCTACTTCTGGGGACCGAGGGCCTGGTCAACTCCACCCCCGGCACAGCGTCCAGCACAGACCCTGCTTGCTACCGGCTGCTGCCCCCCACGGAGTTCAACACACTGGTTGTGCCTTTTGAAATGGAGGGGGACACCTGTGAGGTGCCGGGGGGGTTGCCGCCCCAATATCAGGCAGAGCTTGAtgcaaagaagaagaggatacagaattGGCAGAAGACTGTGGTGGACGCCAAGCTGAGCAA TGAACAGAAGAGGCAGTTTAAGAATTTGGTGGAGGTCAAGTTCCATGAGTGGCTTGTGGAAACAGGGCGCAGGCAGGAGCTGGACAGCCTCGTCCCGTCTATGACCGCCCCGACAACGGACACAGCACAAGTTCATGAGGCCAAACAAATGACAGCTGGACAGACACACCCATCGTCCACGGCGAGCTGA
- the tbccd1 gene encoding TBCC domain-containing protein 1 isoform X2 yields MEGDTVNIWPRMEPFLLGALQVAPSSKLSLHYLRKMVTYVRTRDGCFPVLGWPMWRHIACGKLQLPEYLAWLYFETFDLLVGHTPEERLEWAECLSQCSSKGELNQKRSKLSVDTLQFLLFLFIQQLNRVSLRTSLIGEEWPSHRTRSPSPSDREAKTSAQNKNWDDQVHLSFVQTHLAEILELLVEPDQLSQSGHALRDCQVSLEAVQSLSLLLEGSAGLNRAVQPVHRLLSKDPLQTRAGYSALGQAFPLHQLLSCLLQSLTLNPFGITACLRSGKKLAWAQQVEGAMKRAKIARNTHTAPPGSKIVLMSQVFRQTLAKTSDKLTGANIKIHRCSDAFIYLLSPLRSVCVDKCRNTTVVLGPVETSVHIHSCQNVRVACVAGRISIGASSRCTIHALTPTNPLLLPGNADITLGPFHTFYPSMEDHMASVGLAVVPNVWDQPLLLGTEGLVNSTPGTASSTDPACYRLLPPTEFNTLVVPFEMEGDTCEVPGGLPPQYQAELDAKKKRIQNWQKTVVDAKLSNEQKRQFKNLVEVKFHEWLVETGRRQELDSLVPSMTAPTTDTAQVHEAKQMTAGQTHPSSTAS; encoded by the exons ATGGAGGGAGATACTGTGAACATATGGCCACGGATGGAGCCGTTTCTCCTGGGAGCCCTCCAG GTGGCGCCATCCTCCAAACTCAGTCTGCACTACCTCCGTAAGATGGTGACATACGTGCGGACACGGGACGGATGCTTTCCGGTTCTAGGCTGGCCCATGTGGAGGCACATCGCCTGTGGAAAGCTCCAGCTCCCAGAATACCTTGCGTGGCTTTATTTTGAGACATTCGACCTTCTCGTAGGCCACACTCCAGAGGAGCGACTGGAGTGGGCCGAGTGTCTTTCCCAGTGCTCCTCCAAAGGCGAGCTGAACCAAAAGAGGAGCAAG CTCTCTGTGGACACGCTGcagttcctcctgttcctcttcATCCAGCAGCTGAACCGTGTGTCTCTGCGCACCTCTCTGATTGGTGAAGAGTGGCCCAGTCATCGAACTCGCTCGCCCTCTCCTTCTGACCGCGAGGCCAAGACCAGCGCTCAGAACAAG AACTGGGACGACCAGGTCCACCTGTCGTTTGTACAAACCCATCTAGCTGAGATTCTAGAGCTGCTGGTAGAACCCGACCAGCTCTCCCAGTCTGGACATGCTCTTCGAGATTGCCAG GTTTCCCTGGAGGCTGTGCAGAGCTTAAGTCTGCTGCTGGAAGGCTCAGCGGGTCTGAACCGAGCGGTCCAGCCGGTCCACCGACTGCTGTCCAAAGACCCGCTGCAGACACGGGCCGGCTACTCCGCCCTCGGGCAGGCCTTCCCACTGCACCAGCTGCTGTCCTGCCTCCTGCAGAGCCTCACACTCAACCCGTTTGGAATAACCGCCTGTCTGCGCTCAGGCAAGAAGCTGGCCTGGGCCCAGCAAG TGGAGGGGGCAATGAAGAGAGCCAAGATAGCCCGTAACACCCACACCGCTCCACCGGGCAGTAAAATAGTGCTGATGTCACAAGTGTTTCGGCAGACCCTGGCTAAAACCTCCGACAAGCTAACTGGTGCCAACATCAAAATCCATCGCTGCTCGGACGCCTTCATCtacctcctgtctcctctcag gTCCGTCTGTGTGGACAAGTGCCGCAATACCACGGTGGTTCTGGGCCCAGTGGAGACCAGTGTCCACATTCACAGCTGCCAGAACGTGAGAGTGGCGTGTGTCGCTGGCAGGATCTCAATCGGGGCTTCTTCACGCTGCACCATCCACGCCTTGACGCCCACCAACCCGCTGCTCCTGCCTGGGAATGCAGACATCACGCTGGGGCCTTTCCACACGTTCTACCCCTCCATGGAGGATCACATGGCCAGTGTGGGTCTGGCTGTGGTCCCCAATGTCTGGGACCAGCCCCTACTTCTGGGGACCGAGGGCCTGGTCAACTCCACCCCCGGCACAGCGTCCAGCACAGACCCTGCTTGCTACCGGCTGCTGCCCCCCACGGAGTTCAACACACTGGTTGTGCCTTTTGAAATGGAGGGGGACACCTGTGAGGTGCCGGGGGGGTTGCCGCCCCAATATCAGGCAGAGCTTGAtgcaaagaagaagaggatacagaattGGCAGAAGACTGTGGTGGACGCCAAGCTGAGCAA TGAACAGAAGAGGCAGTTTAAGAATTTGGTGGAGGTCAAGTTCCATGAGTGGCTTGTGGAAACAGGGCGCAGGCAGGAGCTGGACAGCCTCGTCCCGTCTATGACCGCCCCGACAACGGACACAGCACAAGTTCATGAGGCCAAACAAATGACAGCTGGACAGACACACCCATCGTCCACGGCGAGCTGA
- the tbccd1 gene encoding TBCC domain-containing protein 1 isoform X5, with the protein MTLSVDTLQFLLFLFIQQLNRVSLRTSLIGEEWPSHRTRSPSPSDREAKTSAQNKNWDDQVHLSFVQTHLAEILELLVEPDQLSQSGHALRDCQVSLEAVQSLSLLLEGSAGLNRAVQPVHRLLSKDPLQTRAGYSALGQAFPLHQLLSCLLQSLTLNPFGITACLRSGKKLAWAQQVEGAMKRAKIARNTHTAPPGSKIVLMSQVFRQTLAKTSDKLTGANIKIHRCSDAFIYLLSPLRSVCVDKCRNTTVVLGPVETSVHIHSCQNVRVACVAGRISIGASSRCTIHALTPTNPLLLPGNADITLGPFHTFYPSMEDHMASVGLAVVPNVWDQPLLLGTEGLVNSTPGTASSTDPACYRLLPPTEFNTLVVPFEMEGDTCEVPGGLPPQYQAELDAKKKRIQNWQKTVVDAKLSNEQKRQFKNLVEVKFHEWLVETGRRQELDSLVPSMTAPTTDTAQVHEAKQMTAGQTHPSSTAS; encoded by the exons ATGACG CTCTCTGTGGACACGCTGcagttcctcctgttcctcttcATCCAGCAGCTGAACCGTGTGTCTCTGCGCACCTCTCTGATTGGTGAAGAGTGGCCCAGTCATCGAACTCGCTCGCCCTCTCCTTCTGACCGCGAGGCCAAGACCAGCGCTCAGAACAAG AACTGGGACGACCAGGTCCACCTGTCGTTTGTACAAACCCATCTAGCTGAGATTCTAGAGCTGCTGGTAGAACCCGACCAGCTCTCCCAGTCTGGACATGCTCTTCGAGATTGCCAG GTTTCCCTGGAGGCTGTGCAGAGCTTAAGTCTGCTGCTGGAAGGCTCAGCGGGTCTGAACCGAGCGGTCCAGCCGGTCCACCGACTGCTGTCCAAAGACCCGCTGCAGACACGGGCCGGCTACTCCGCCCTCGGGCAGGCCTTCCCACTGCACCAGCTGCTGTCCTGCCTCCTGCAGAGCCTCACACTCAACCCGTTTGGAATAACCGCCTGTCTGCGCTCAGGCAAGAAGCTGGCCTGGGCCCAGCAAG TGGAGGGGGCAATGAAGAGAGCCAAGATAGCCCGTAACACCCACACCGCTCCACCGGGCAGTAAAATAGTGCTGATGTCACAAGTGTTTCGGCAGACCCTGGCTAAAACCTCCGACAAGCTAACTGGTGCCAACATCAAAATCCATCGCTGCTCGGACGCCTTCATCtacctcctgtctcctctcag gTCCGTCTGTGTGGACAAGTGCCGCAATACCACGGTGGTTCTGGGCCCAGTGGAGACCAGTGTCCACATTCACAGCTGCCAGAACGTGAGAGTGGCGTGTGTCGCTGGCAGGATCTCAATCGGGGCTTCTTCACGCTGCACCATCCACGCCTTGACGCCCACCAACCCGCTGCTCCTGCCTGGGAATGCAGACATCACGCTGGGGCCTTTCCACACGTTCTACCCCTCCATGGAGGATCACATGGCCAGTGTGGGTCTGGCTGTGGTCCCCAATGTCTGGGACCAGCCCCTACTTCTGGGGACCGAGGGCCTGGTCAACTCCACCCCCGGCACAGCGTCCAGCACAGACCCTGCTTGCTACCGGCTGCTGCCCCCCACGGAGTTCAACACACTGGTTGTGCCTTTTGAAATGGAGGGGGACACCTGTGAGGTGCCGGGGGGGTTGCCGCCCCAATATCAGGCAGAGCTTGAtgcaaagaagaagaggatacagaattGGCAGAAGACTGTGGTGGACGCCAAGCTGAGCAA TGAACAGAAGAGGCAGTTTAAGAATTTGGTGGAGGTCAAGTTCCATGAGTGGCTTGTGGAAACAGGGCGCAGGCAGGAGCTGGACAGCCTCGTCCCGTCTATGACCGCCCCGACAACGGACACAGCACAAGTTCATGAGGCCAAACAAATGACAGCTGGACAGACACACCCATCGTCCACGGCGAGCTGA
- the tbccd1 gene encoding TBCC domain-containing protein 1 isoform X1: protein MCSSFLSIVMEGDTVNIWPRMEPFLLGALQVAPSSKLSLHYLRKMVTYVRTRDGCFPVLGWPMWRHIACGKLQLPEYLAWLYFETFDLLVGHTPEERLEWAECLSQCSSKGELNQKRSKLSVDTLQFLLFLFIQQLNRVSLRTSLIGEEWPSHRTRSPSPSDREAKTSAQNKNWDDQVHLSFVQTHLAEILELLVEPDQLSQSGHALRDCQVSLEAVQSLSLLLEGSAGLNRAVQPVHRLLSKDPLQTRAGYSALGQAFPLHQLLSCLLQSLTLNPFGITACLRSGKKLAWAQQVEGAMKRAKIARNTHTAPPGSKIVLMSQVFRQTLAKTSDKLTGANIKIHRCSDAFIYLLSPLRSVCVDKCRNTTVVLGPVETSVHIHSCQNVRVACVAGRISIGASSRCTIHALTPTNPLLLPGNADITLGPFHTFYPSMEDHMASVGLAVVPNVWDQPLLLGTEGLVNSTPGTASSTDPACYRLLPPTEFNTLVVPFEMEGDTCEVPGGLPPQYQAELDAKKKRIQNWQKTVVDAKLSNEQKRQFKNLVEVKFHEWLVETGRRQELDSLVPSMTAPTTDTAQVHEAKQMTAGQTHPSSTAS from the exons ATG TGTTCGAGTTTCCTGTCCATCGTCATGGAGGGAGATACTGTGAACATATGGCCACGGATGGAGCCGTTTCTCCTGGGAGCCCTCCAG GTGGCGCCATCCTCCAAACTCAGTCTGCACTACCTCCGTAAGATGGTGACATACGTGCGGACACGGGACGGATGCTTTCCGGTTCTAGGCTGGCCCATGTGGAGGCACATCGCCTGTGGAAAGCTCCAGCTCCCAGAATACCTTGCGTGGCTTTATTTTGAGACATTCGACCTTCTCGTAGGCCACACTCCAGAGGAGCGACTGGAGTGGGCCGAGTGTCTTTCCCAGTGCTCCTCCAAAGGCGAGCTGAACCAAAAGAGGAGCAAG CTCTCTGTGGACACGCTGcagttcctcctgttcctcttcATCCAGCAGCTGAACCGTGTGTCTCTGCGCACCTCTCTGATTGGTGAAGAGTGGCCCAGTCATCGAACTCGCTCGCCCTCTCCTTCTGACCGCGAGGCCAAGACCAGCGCTCAGAACAAG AACTGGGACGACCAGGTCCACCTGTCGTTTGTACAAACCCATCTAGCTGAGATTCTAGAGCTGCTGGTAGAACCCGACCAGCTCTCCCAGTCTGGACATGCTCTTCGAGATTGCCAG GTTTCCCTGGAGGCTGTGCAGAGCTTAAGTCTGCTGCTGGAAGGCTCAGCGGGTCTGAACCGAGCGGTCCAGCCGGTCCACCGACTGCTGTCCAAAGACCCGCTGCAGACACGGGCCGGCTACTCCGCCCTCGGGCAGGCCTTCCCACTGCACCAGCTGCTGTCCTGCCTCCTGCAGAGCCTCACACTCAACCCGTTTGGAATAACCGCCTGTCTGCGCTCAGGCAAGAAGCTGGCCTGGGCCCAGCAAG TGGAGGGGGCAATGAAGAGAGCCAAGATAGCCCGTAACACCCACACCGCTCCACCGGGCAGTAAAATAGTGCTGATGTCACAAGTGTTTCGGCAGACCCTGGCTAAAACCTCCGACAAGCTAACTGGTGCCAACATCAAAATCCATCGCTGCTCGGACGCCTTCATCtacctcctgtctcctctcag gTCCGTCTGTGTGGACAAGTGCCGCAATACCACGGTGGTTCTGGGCCCAGTGGAGACCAGTGTCCACATTCACAGCTGCCAGAACGTGAGAGTGGCGTGTGTCGCTGGCAGGATCTCAATCGGGGCTTCTTCACGCTGCACCATCCACGCCTTGACGCCCACCAACCCGCTGCTCCTGCCTGGGAATGCAGACATCACGCTGGGGCCTTTCCACACGTTCTACCCCTCCATGGAGGATCACATGGCCAGTGTGGGTCTGGCTGTGGTCCCCAATGTCTGGGACCAGCCCCTACTTCTGGGGACCGAGGGCCTGGTCAACTCCACCCCCGGCACAGCGTCCAGCACAGACCCTGCTTGCTACCGGCTGCTGCCCCCCACGGAGTTCAACACACTGGTTGTGCCTTTTGAAATGGAGGGGGACACCTGTGAGGTGCCGGGGGGGTTGCCGCCCCAATATCAGGCAGAGCTTGAtgcaaagaagaagaggatacagaattGGCAGAAGACTGTGGTGGACGCCAAGCTGAGCAA TGAACAGAAGAGGCAGTTTAAGAATTTGGTGGAGGTCAAGTTCCATGAGTGGCTTGTGGAAACAGGGCGCAGGCAGGAGCTGGACAGCCTCGTCCCGTCTATGACCGCCCCGACAACGGACACAGCACAAGTTCATGAGGCCAAACAAATGACAGCTGGACAGACACACCCATCGTCCACGGCGAGCTGA
- the tbccd1 gene encoding TBCC domain-containing protein 1 isoform X4, with amino-acid sequence MVLFLSVDTLQFLLFLFIQQLNRVSLRTSLIGEEWPSHRTRSPSPSDREAKTSAQNKNWDDQVHLSFVQTHLAEILELLVEPDQLSQSGHALRDCQVSLEAVQSLSLLLEGSAGLNRAVQPVHRLLSKDPLQTRAGYSALGQAFPLHQLLSCLLQSLTLNPFGITACLRSGKKLAWAQQVEGAMKRAKIARNTHTAPPGSKIVLMSQVFRQTLAKTSDKLTGANIKIHRCSDAFIYLLSPLRSVCVDKCRNTTVVLGPVETSVHIHSCQNVRVACVAGRISIGASSRCTIHALTPTNPLLLPGNADITLGPFHTFYPSMEDHMASVGLAVVPNVWDQPLLLGTEGLVNSTPGTASSTDPACYRLLPPTEFNTLVVPFEMEGDTCEVPGGLPPQYQAELDAKKKRIQNWQKTVVDAKLSNEQKRQFKNLVEVKFHEWLVETGRRQELDSLVPSMTAPTTDTAQVHEAKQMTAGQTHPSSTAS; translated from the exons ATGGTTCTGTTT CTCTCTGTGGACACGCTGcagttcctcctgttcctcttcATCCAGCAGCTGAACCGTGTGTCTCTGCGCACCTCTCTGATTGGTGAAGAGTGGCCCAGTCATCGAACTCGCTCGCCCTCTCCTTCTGACCGCGAGGCCAAGACCAGCGCTCAGAACAAG AACTGGGACGACCAGGTCCACCTGTCGTTTGTACAAACCCATCTAGCTGAGATTCTAGAGCTGCTGGTAGAACCCGACCAGCTCTCCCAGTCTGGACATGCTCTTCGAGATTGCCAG GTTTCCCTGGAGGCTGTGCAGAGCTTAAGTCTGCTGCTGGAAGGCTCAGCGGGTCTGAACCGAGCGGTCCAGCCGGTCCACCGACTGCTGTCCAAAGACCCGCTGCAGACACGGGCCGGCTACTCCGCCCTCGGGCAGGCCTTCCCACTGCACCAGCTGCTGTCCTGCCTCCTGCAGAGCCTCACACTCAACCCGTTTGGAATAACCGCCTGTCTGCGCTCAGGCAAGAAGCTGGCCTGGGCCCAGCAAG TGGAGGGGGCAATGAAGAGAGCCAAGATAGCCCGTAACACCCACACCGCTCCACCGGGCAGTAAAATAGTGCTGATGTCACAAGTGTTTCGGCAGACCCTGGCTAAAACCTCCGACAAGCTAACTGGTGCCAACATCAAAATCCATCGCTGCTCGGACGCCTTCATCtacctcctgtctcctctcag gTCCGTCTGTGTGGACAAGTGCCGCAATACCACGGTGGTTCTGGGCCCAGTGGAGACCAGTGTCCACATTCACAGCTGCCAGAACGTGAGAGTGGCGTGTGTCGCTGGCAGGATCTCAATCGGGGCTTCTTCACGCTGCACCATCCACGCCTTGACGCCCACCAACCCGCTGCTCCTGCCTGGGAATGCAGACATCACGCTGGGGCCTTTCCACACGTTCTACCCCTCCATGGAGGATCACATGGCCAGTGTGGGTCTGGCTGTGGTCCCCAATGTCTGGGACCAGCCCCTACTTCTGGGGACCGAGGGCCTGGTCAACTCCACCCCCGGCACAGCGTCCAGCACAGACCCTGCTTGCTACCGGCTGCTGCCCCCCACGGAGTTCAACACACTGGTTGTGCCTTTTGAAATGGAGGGGGACACCTGTGAGGTGCCGGGGGGGTTGCCGCCCCAATATCAGGCAGAGCTTGAtgcaaagaagaagaggatacagaattGGCAGAAGACTGTGGTGGACGCCAAGCTGAGCAA TGAACAGAAGAGGCAGTTTAAGAATTTGGTGGAGGTCAAGTTCCATGAGTGGCTTGTGGAAACAGGGCGCAGGCAGGAGCTGGACAGCCTCGTCCCGTCTATGACCGCCCCGACAACGGACACAGCACAAGTTCATGAGGCCAAACAAATGACAGCTGGACAGACACACCCATCGTCCACGGCGAGCTGA